One Enterococcus silesiacus genomic window carries:
- a CDS encoding cell division protein FtsK: MRQSDKNLLYHFTLVRLLPLFFFILLLFYHKQLLQTNWENVSLIDANIQLNIPYLMSSLLTALFVCLLVTYLYYHYRIDHIKQLQHRQKLARMILENGWYESEQVQSDSFFKDLGSSKAKEKIRHFPKVYYRLKDGLIHIQVEITMGKYQEQLLRLEKKLETGLYCELTDKILKDSYVEYILLYDTINSRIAIDDVQAQNGQLKLMDNLWWSYDSLPHMLIAGGTGGGKTYFILTIIEALLQTNATIYVLDPKNADLADLETVMPNVYYKKEDMIDCLNQFYDEMMLRNENIKLMDGYKTGKNYAYLNLPAHFLIFDEYTSFMEMIGRDSIEVMSKLKQIVMLGRQSGFFLILACQRPDAKYLGDGIRDNFNFRVALGRMSELGYNMMFGENDKDFFLKPIKGRGYVDVGTSVISEFYTPLVPKEHDFLEAIQELNQHKQAVAASCEAKDADTA, encoded by the coding sequence ATTAGACAGAGTGATAAAAATTTACTTTATCATTTTACACTTGTTAGACTACTACCTCTTTTCTTTTTTATTCTTTTGTTGTTCTATCATAAACAACTTCTTCAAACAAACTGGGAAAATGTAAGTCTTATAGATGCAAACATCCAATTAAATATCCCCTATTTAATGAGCAGTCTTCTCACTGCTCTTTTTGTTTGCCTTTTAGTAACTTATCTTTACTATCACTACCGAATTGACCACATTAAACAATTGCAGCACCGTCAAAAACTAGCCCGAATGATTCTGGAGAATGGCTGGTATGAATCCGAACAAGTACAATCAGACAGCTTTTTTAAAGACTTAGGTAGTAGTAAAGCAAAAGAGAAAATCCGTCATTTTCCAAAGGTTTATTATCGTTTAAAAGATGGATTGATTCATATTCAGGTAGAGATCACAATGGGCAAATACCAAGAACAACTTTTAAGATTGGAAAAGAAATTAGAAACAGGTTTGTATTGTGAACTTACAGATAAAATTCTCAAAGACTCCTATGTGGAATACATCCTTCTTTACGATACGATTAACAGTCGGATTGCCATTGATGATGTTCAAGCTCAAAATGGACAACTTAAATTAATGGATAACCTTTGGTGGTCTTATGATTCCCTGCCTCATATGTTAATTGCTGGTGGAACAGGCGGAGGAAAAACTTATTTTATCCTAACGATTATTGAAGCCCTTCTTCAAACCAATGCCACTATTTATGTCCTTGATCCAAAGAATGCGGATTTGGCTGACTTAGAAACGGTTATGCCAAATGTCTATTATAAGAAAGAAGACATGATCGACTGCCTAAACCAATTTTATGATGAAATGATGCTACGAAATGAAAACATAAAATTAATGGATGGATATAAAACAGGTAAAAACTACGCCTATTTAAATTTACCTGCCCACTTTTTAATTTTCGATGAGTATACTTCTTTCATGGAAATGATTGGACGTGACAGTATCGAAGTGATGAGTAAATTGAAACAAATCGTGATGTTAGGACGGCAATCTGGATTTTTCTTGATTTTGGCTTGTCAAAGACCTGATGCAAAATATTTAGGTGATGGTATCCGTGATAATTTTAATTTCCGAGTAGCTCTAGGAAGAATGTCAGAACTTGGCTACAATATGATGTTCGGTGAGAATGATAAAGACTTTTTCTTGAAGCCTATCAAGGGTCGTGGCTATGTTGATGTTGGAACAAGTGTCATTAGTGAGTTTTATACCCCTCTTGTTCCAAAAGAGCATGACTTTTTAGAAGCTATTCAAGAGCTCAATCAACACAAGCAGGCTGTGGCTGCATCGTGCGAAGCGAAAGATGCAGATACAGCCTAG
- a CDS encoding Cro/Cl family transcriptional regulator produces MNTNETWRKELKNKRLTYGLSQNKLALASGITRSYISDIETGKVMPTLKLKETLNSALERFNPDNPLEMLFDYVRIRFPTDKVDHVIEHILRINIDYMLHEDFAFYGYQEHFRFGDIVVMISYDITKGTLLELKGKGCRQFESFLLAQHRSWFDFFKICLEENAVFKRLDLAINDKVGILDIPELTRKCKQEECISVFRSFKNYRSGELVHRDEKVDMGNTLYIGSLKSEVYFCIYEKDYEQYAKNAIPIEEAAIKNRFEIRLKNDRAIHAVQDLLAFNDAEKTAFDIINRYLRFVDKDETKRRTDWETNERWKWFIGKDRGALRLTTEPEPYSFERTLNWLRHQVAPTLKVAKLLDTLNKTDIVDELIREARLNERHEKIVEQQSYSTEDVIL; encoded by the coding sequence TTGAACACAAATGAAACTTGGAGAAAAGAACTAAAAAACAAACGATTAACTTATGGTCTCTCACAAAACAAGCTCGCCCTAGCCTCTGGCATTACTCGTTCCTATATAAGTGACATCGAAACTGGAAAAGTAATGCCTACACTTAAGTTAAAAGAAACTCTAAATAGCGCTTTAGAACGTTTTAATCCAGATAATCCTTTAGAGATGCTTTTCGATTATGTCCGAATTCGATTTCCCACCGACAAGGTGGATCATGTAATTGAACATATTTTACGAATCAACATAGATTATATGCTTCATGAAGATTTTGCTTTTTACGGTTACCAAGAACATTTTCGTTTTGGTGATATTGTCGTCATGATTTCTTATGATATTACGAAAGGCACACTACTTGAACTCAAAGGAAAAGGCTGTCGTCAATTCGAAAGCTTTTTGTTGGCTCAACATCGTAGTTGGTTTGATTTTTTCAAGATTTGCTTAGAAGAAAACGCCGTCTTCAAACGACTGGATTTAGCAATCAATGACAAAGTTGGAATCTTAGATATTCCTGAACTAACTCGAAAATGTAAACAAGAAGAATGTATTTCAGTTTTTCGTAGCTTTAAAAATTATCGTTCTGGAGAATTGGTTCATCGTGACGAAAAAGTAGATATGGGAAACACCTTATATATAGGCTCACTGAAAAGTGAAGTCTATTTTTGTATCTACGAAAAAGACTATGAACAATACGCAAAAAACGCTATCCCTATTGAAGAAGCAGCTATCAAAAATCGTTTTGAAATTCGTTTAAAAAATGACAGAGCCATTCATGCTGTTCAGGATTTACTAGCCTTTAATGATGCTGAAAAGACGGCTTTTGATATCATTAACCGCTATTTACGCTTTGTAGATAAAGACGAAACGAAACGCCGAACAGATTGGGAAACCAATGAACGTTGGAAATGGTTTATAGGCAAAGATCGCGGGGCACTAAGATTAACAACAGAACCTGAACCATACTCGTTTGAACGAACGTTAAATTGGTTACGGCATCAAGTTGCCCCAACATTAAAAGTAGCAAAACTGTTGGATACCTTAAATAAAACAGATATTGTGGATGAACTTATTCGTGAGGCTCGATTAAATGAGCGACATGAAAAAATAGTAGAACAACAATCTTACAGTACAGAGGATGTCATTTTATGA
- a CDS encoding conjugal transfer protein: MNFGQNLYTWFLSNAQSLVLMAIVVIGIYLGFKREFSKLIGFLIIALIAVGLVFNAAGVKDVLLNIFNKIIGA; this comes from the coding sequence ATGAACTTTGGACAAAATTTATATACCTGGTTTCTATCCAATGCGCAATCGCTCGTTTTAATGGCCATTGTTGTGATTGGGATTTATTTAGGCTTTAAACGTGAGTTTTCAAAACTCATTGGATTTTTAATCATTGCATTAATTGCGGTTGGGTTGGTTTTCAATGCTGCTGGTGTTAAAGATGTACTATTAAATATTTTTAATAAAATTATTGGAGCATAA
- a CDS encoding antirestriction protein ArdA gives MNMQIYIANLGKYNEGELVGDWFSPPIDFDTVKDRIGLNDEYEEYAIHDYELPFDVGEYTPISEINRKCALIEELEGTDFYDNISEFMNYWFNDIEELIENKDDIIYYPDCDDMEDVARYYVEETGSLGEVPSNLQNYINYQALGRDMEMEGNFLITSHGVYEYTQ, from the coding sequence TTGAACATGCAAATTTATATTGCCAATCTTGGCAAATACAACGAGGGTGAACTGGTTGGTGATTGGTTCTCCCCTCCTATTGATTTTGATACAGTTAAGGACCGAATTGGATTAAATGATGAATACGAAGAATATGCTATCCACGATTATGAGCTTCCATTTGATGTTGGTGAATATACACCAATATCAGAAATCAATCGAAAATGCGCATTAATTGAAGAACTAGAAGGAACAGATTTTTATGACAACATCTCAGAATTTATGAATTACTGGTTTAATGATATTGAAGAATTAATAGAAAATAAAGATGATATTATTTATTACCCAGATTGTGATGATATGGAAGATGTAGCTCGTTACTATGTAGAAGAAACTGGAAGCCTTGGTGAGGTTCCAAGTAATTTACAGAACTATATTAACTATCAAGCTCTTGGACGAGATATGGAAATGGAAGGAAATTTTTTAATTACTTCACATGGTGTATATGAATACACTCAATAA
- a CDS encoding ATP/GTP-binding protein — MKYPIKYVENNLVFNHDGECFAYYELIPYNYSFLSPEEKFQVHDSFRQLIAQNRDGKIHALQLSTESSIRATQERSKNEITGKLKEVATKKIDKQTDALVEMIGDNQVDYRFFIGFKLSLNDQEVTIKNVSNEFWISLQDFFHDVNHKLMGDFVSMSNDEIDRFSKMEHLLENKTSKRFKIRRASKDDFGYIIEHIYGQTGTPYEEYSYHLPTKKLKKETLVKRYDLLKPTRCLIEENQRYLKIENEDETTYAAYFTINSVIGELGFPNSEIFYYQQQQFSFPIDTSMNVEIVTNKKALSTVRNKKKELKDLDNHAFESNNETSSNVVDALDSVDELESTLDQTKESMYKLSYVVRVSASDPDELKRRCNEVKDFYDDFSIKLVRPFGDMLGLHGEFIPASKRYINDYIQYVTSDFLAGLGFGATQMLGETEGIYVGYNLDTGRNVYLKPSLASQGVKGSITNALASAFIGSLGGGKSFSNNMLVYYAVLFGGQAVIVDPKAERGNWKETLPDIAHEINIVNLTSEETNKGLLDPYVILKRPKDSESLAIDILTFLTGISSRDGEKFPVLRKAIRRVTKSKTRGLLLVLDELRKEDTVISNHIADHIESFTDYDFAHLLFSDGTVEQSISLDKQLNIIQVADLVLPDAETGFEEYTTMELLSVAMLIVISTFALDFIHSDRSIFKIVDLDEAWSFLQVAQGKTLSMKLVRAGRAMNAGVYFVTQNADDLLDEKLKNNLGLKFAFRSTDINEIKKTLEFFGIDKEDEGNQKRLRDLENGQCLLSDLYGRVGVIQFHPIFEELLNAFDTRPPVRKKVS, encoded by the coding sequence ATGAAGTATCCGATTAAATATGTCGAAAATAACCTGGTATTCAATCATGATGGTGAGTGTTTTGCCTACTATGAATTGATCCCTTATAATTACAGTTTCCTGAGTCCAGAAGAAAAGTTTCAAGTACATGATAGCTTCCGTCAATTGATTGCTCAAAATCGTGATGGAAAAATTCATGCCTTGCAGCTTAGTACCGAATCCAGTATTCGGGCCACACAGGAACGATCTAAAAATGAAATCACAGGTAAATTAAAAGAAGTCGCAACTAAAAAAATAGACAAACAAACCGATGCGTTAGTTGAAATGATTGGAGACAATCAAGTTGACTATCGCTTTTTTATTGGCTTTAAATTATCCCTCAATGATCAAGAAGTGACAATTAAGAATGTATCCAACGAGTTTTGGATTTCTTTACAAGACTTTTTTCATGATGTAAATCATAAACTTATGGGAGACTTTGTCTCTATGAGTAATGATGAAATTGATCGTTTTTCAAAAATGGAGCACCTTCTTGAAAATAAAACTTCAAAACGTTTTAAGATTCGTCGCGCATCTAAAGATGATTTTGGCTATATCATTGAACACATTTATGGACAAACAGGAACGCCCTATGAAGAATACTCTTATCACCTACCAACTAAAAAACTAAAGAAAGAAACCTTGGTAAAGCGGTATGACCTTTTAAAACCAACCCGTTGCTTAATCGAAGAAAATCAGCGCTATTTGAAAATTGAAAATGAAGATGAAACAACCTACGCTGCTTATTTTACAATTAATTCTGTTATTGGAGAACTTGGCTTTCCTAACAGCGAAATCTTTTATTACCAGCAACAACAATTCTCCTTCCCTATTGATACTTCTATGAACGTAGAAATTGTGACCAATAAAAAAGCTCTTTCTACTGTACGTAACAAAAAGAAAGAACTTAAAGATTTAGACAATCATGCATTTGAAAGCAATAATGAGACGAGCTCAAACGTCGTAGATGCATTAGATTCTGTAGATGAACTTGAAAGTACCTTAGATCAAACAAAAGAGTCTATGTACAAACTAAGCTATGTTGTCCGTGTCTCCGCAAGTGATCCCGATGAATTAAAACGTCGCTGCAATGAAGTTAAAGATTTCTATGATGATTTTAGTATCAAATTGGTGCGACCTTTTGGCGATATGCTTGGGTTACATGGTGAATTTATCCCTGCTTCTAAACGATATATAAACGACTATATCCAATACGTTACCTCTGATTTTCTTGCTGGACTAGGTTTTGGTGCGACTCAAATGCTAGGAGAAACTGAAGGAATCTATGTAGGATACAACCTAGATACAGGAAGAAATGTTTATCTAAAACCTAGCCTAGCTAGTCAAGGTGTAAAAGGGTCTATTACGAATGCCTTAGCTTCTGCGTTTATCGGTTCTCTTGGTGGTGGGAAATCCTTTAGTAATAACATGCTTGTTTATTATGCTGTTTTATTTGGTGGGCAAGCTGTTATCGTTGATCCAAAAGCAGAACGAGGAAACTGGAAAGAAACATTGCCAGACATTGCTCATGAGATTAATATTGTGAACCTTACAAGTGAAGAAACCAATAAAGGGCTACTTGATCCGTATGTCATTTTAAAACGTCCTAAAGATAGTGAAAGCCTAGCGATTGATATTTTGACGTTCTTAACAGGAATATCCAGTCGGGATGGTGAAAAATTCCCTGTCTTACGAAAAGCAATACGTCGGGTTACCAAAAGTAAAACTCGTGGACTCTTACTTGTTCTGGATGAACTACGAAAAGAAGATACGGTTATCAGTAACCATATAGCCGATCACATTGAATCTTTTACCGACTACGATTTTGCCCACTTATTGTTTAGTGACGGAACTGTTGAACAGTCTATTAGTTTGGATAAGCAGCTCAATATTATTCAAGTTGCGGATTTAGTTCTTCCAGATGCTGAAACTGGGTTTGAAGAATATACGACAATGGAATTATTAAGCGTCGCTATGCTAATTGTTATTAGTACCTTTGCTTTAGATTTCATTCATTCTGATCGCTCTATCTTTAAAATTGTTGACCTAGATGAAGCCTGGAGTTTTCTTCAAGTAGCACAAGGAAAGACCCTTTCGATGAAGCTAGTCCGTGCTGGACGAGCCATGAATGCAGGGGTCTATTTTGTTACACAAAATGCGGATGATTTACTGGATGAAAAACTAAAAAACAATCTGGGATTAAAGTTTGCTTTCCGTTCTACGGATATTAATGAAATTAAAAAGACATTGGAATTCTTTGGTATTGATAAAGAAGATGAAGGCAATCAAAAACGATTAAGAGATTTAGAAAATGGTCAGTGCCTCCTTTCAGATTTATATGGTCGTGTAGGTGTAATTCAATTTCATCCCATTTTTGAAGAGTTGCTAAATGCTTTTGATACAAGACCTCCTGTGAGAAAAAAGGTGTCCTAA
- a CDS encoding peptidase P60 translates to MKILKLKFTLLLGSLFMILFGLIFCVTLFFSDDDSSAQDSSDIGGLSVSKEVLSHKNTVEKYCKEYDISKYVRYILAIMQVESGGKGQDVMQSSESLGLPPNTLSTEESIKQGCKYFSELLKSSNDLGCDVDSVIQSYNYGGGFLQYVASHGKKYSYELAENFSKEKSGGARVSYPNPIAIPINGGWRYNYGNQFYVKLVSQYLTVTEFDNKTVQAIMDEALKYQGYPYVFGGASPETSFDCSGLTLWCFGKAGISLPRIAQAQYDATQHIPLTEAKAGDLVFFHSTYDTSDYVTHVGIVVSPTQMYHAGDPIGYGDLTSTYWQQHLIGAGRIITK, encoded by the coding sequence ATGAAAATCTTAAAACTAAAGTTTACTCTACTACTTGGTAGTTTATTTATGATCCTATTTGGCTTAATTTTCTGCGTCACTCTTTTTTTCTCAGATGATGACAGTAGCGCTCAAGACTCTTCTGATATAGGTGGGTTATCTGTTTCAAAAGAGGTTCTTTCTCATAAGAATACAGTTGAGAAATACTGCAAGGAATATGATATTTCAAAATATGTTCGCTATATTCTTGCGATTATGCAGGTTGAGTCTGGTGGGAAAGGTCAAGATGTAATGCAAAGTAGTGAGTCTCTAGGACTTCCTCCAAATACCTTATCTACTGAAGAATCAATTAAACAAGGTTGTAAGTACTTTAGCGAACTTTTGAAATCCTCCAATGACTTAGGCTGCGATGTTGATTCAGTCATTCAATCCTATAATTATGGTGGTGGCTTTCTACAATACGTTGCTTCTCACGGAAAGAAATATTCTTATGAGCTAGCAGAAAACTTCTCAAAAGAAAAATCAGGTGGAGCTAGGGTTAGCTATCCCAATCCAATTGCCATTCCTATCAACGGTGGATGGCGATACAACTATGGCAATCAATTTTATGTGAAATTAGTTTCTCAATATCTAACGGTGACTGAATTTGATAATAAAACTGTCCAAGCAATTATGGATGAAGCGTTGAAGTATCAGGGCTATCCTTACGTCTTTGGTGGTGCCAGTCCTGAAACAAGTTTTGATTGCAGTGGTTTAACGTTATGGTGTTTTGGAAAAGCTGGTATAAGCCTTCCTAGAATTGCTCAAGCACAATATGACGCCACACAACACATTCCATTAACTGAAGCAAAAGCTGGGGACTTAGTTTTCTTCCACTCAACTTACGATACATCGGACTATGTTACACATGTTGGCATCGTCGTATCTCCAACTCAAATGTATCACGCAGGAGATCCTATTGGTTATGGTGACCTTACTTCGACCTATTGGCAGCAACATCTGATCGGTGCAGGAAGAATCATTACTAAATAA
- a CDS encoding conjugal transfer protein, which produces MKIKLERKEKRNKVKKVPTIKVGTHKKMTTALWILLLASITFGVYKNFTAIDQHTTHEKEVIEQRVIDTNKIESFSRNFITIFYSWERNQKALDQRTEKLKDYLTEDLQILNADMVRTDIPTNSTVESIQFWGIEPIDKNNFEVLFTVNQDITEQKKKQTTHSAYTFTVHVDDKENMVIIKNPTISSIPTKSKYKPKVSDSGGTVDAKNTEEIDSFLKTFFKLYPKANEKELSYYVNNRALKPINKEYQFLELASANYSLKDGQVIAQISIKYLDPLTKTTQTSEFNLVLQKFQNWMIMN; this is translated from the coding sequence ATGAAAATCAAACTAGAGAGAAAAGAAAAAAGAAACAAAGTCAAAAAAGTTCCTACAATAAAAGTAGGAACGCATAAAAAAATGACAACAGCATTATGGATTTTACTGCTAGCAAGTATTACTTTTGGAGTTTATAAAAACTTTACAGCCATCGATCAACATACGACTCATGAAAAAGAAGTCATTGAACAACGAGTCATTGATACAAATAAAATCGAAAGCTTCAGTCGAAACTTCATTACGATTTTTTATTCTTGGGAACGTAATCAAAAAGCATTAGATCAACGTACTGAAAAATTAAAAGATTATCTCACAGAAGATTTACAAATCCTAAATGCAGATATGGTGAGGACTGATATTCCTACAAATTCTACAGTTGAATCCATTCAGTTTTGGGGAATTGAGCCAATCGATAAAAACAACTTTGAGGTTCTATTTACTGTTAACCAAGATATTACTGAACAAAAAAAGAAACAAACCACTCACTCAGCCTATACTTTTACTGTCCATGTGGACGATAAAGAAAATATGGTTATTATAAAAAATCCAACGATTAGTAGCATCCCTACTAAATCAAAGTACAAGCCAAAAGTTAGTGATAGCGGCGGAACCGTAGATGCCAAAAATACAGAAGAAATTGATTCATTCTTAAAAACATTCTTTAAACTTTATCCTAAAGCCAATGAAAAAGAACTGTCTTACTACGTTAATAATCGAGCATTAAAGCCTATTAATAAAGAGTATCAATTTTTGGAATTAGCTTCTGCTAATTATTCATTAAAGGATGGCCAAGTCATTGCACAAATATCAATAAAATATCTTGATCCATTAACTAAGACTACTCAGACTTCTGAATTCAATCTGGTTTTGCAAAAATTTCAAAATTGGATGATTATGAACTAA
- a CDS encoding cell surface protein, with protein MNTKKQQKIKTFMTALLLILPIFLNLSVLTEQQVFAAEENTNQVIIHKKKMMTLPDPTIQNTGKEMPDFDKYQGLADIEFKAYDVTVDFYEARAKGQTIDQAKATVENNTKDKPVETKKTDSEGNLVLNLPKKSNGKDAVYTIAETPKAGVNAAANMVVAFPVYEMIKQDDGSFKYGDVELNPVHIYPKNTISSTGDLVISKVGTAENEALDGAEFVISKNEGGVTKYIQSAKDGLYTWSENKDTAFHFVTGKDYVASDNAIKENDGTKGQIKVSDLEVGKYIVEEVKAPDNAELIEDQTKHEIEIKEDQTEATEITVKNDTTNVEKTTPELNGNDVAIGEAIKYEIKTNIPEGIADKVGEVNKYTKFNLIDKHDEELTFNNTPNGPTAYALYDGDQLIDQSHYTITENKNGFIVAIDPEYITQLTPGGTLKFNYYMHLNEKADPTKGFKNEANVDNGHTVDKTPPTPEVVTGGKRFVKVDADVNEQSPLKGAKFVVRNADKDDANYLVIDPTTKAVSWTTDESAATEFTSDDQGLLSILGLDYGTYFLEETEAPNDYVKLGSRIEFTVDEDSYGTPEQLVSPEKIPNHHKGTLPSTGGKGIVIFIVIGLLAIVSASFYFVNSRNAKRA; from the coding sequence ATGAATACAAAAAAACAACAAAAAATTAAAACCTTTATGACAGCTTTACTGCTAATATTACCAATTTTTCTAAACTTATCTGTATTAACAGAACAACAAGTATTTGCTGCTGAGGAAAATACTAATCAGGTTATTATCCACAAGAAAAAAATGATGACACTACCTGATCCAACGATTCAAAATACAGGTAAAGAAATGCCAGATTTTGATAAATATCAAGGCTTAGCTGATATTGAATTTAAAGCTTACGATGTCACAGTTGATTTTTATGAAGCACGGGCTAAGGGGCAAACGATTGACCAAGCCAAAGCTACTGTCGAGAATAATACAAAAGATAAACCTGTTGAAACTAAAAAAACTGATTCAGAGGGGAATTTAGTTTTAAATTTACCTAAGAAATCAAATGGAAAAGATGCCGTATATACAATTGCTGAGACTCCTAAAGCTGGAGTGAATGCTGCTGCAAATATGGTCGTTGCTTTTCCAGTGTACGAGATGATTAAACAGGACGATGGTAGTTTTAAGTATGGAGATGTTGAATTAAATCCTGTTCATATTTATCCTAAAAATACAATCAGCTCTACTGGTGACTTAGTTATTAGCAAAGTAGGTACTGCTGAAAATGAAGCATTAGATGGTGCAGAATTTGTTATTTCAAAAAATGAAGGTGGCGTTACTAAATATATCCAATCTGCAAAAGATGGTTTATATACGTGGTCTGAGAATAAAGATACTGCTTTCCATTTTGTAACGGGTAAAGACTACGTTGCTTCAGATAACGCTATTAAAGAAAATGATGGGACTAAAGGACAAATAAAAGTAAGTGATTTAGAAGTTGGAAAATACATTGTTGAAGAAGTAAAAGCACCTGACAATGCAGAGTTAATTGAAGATCAAACAAAACATGAGATAGAAATCAAAGAAGATCAAACAGAAGCTACAGAAATTACAGTTAAAAATGATACAACAAATGTAGAAAAAACTACTCCAGAATTAAACGGTAATGATGTAGCAATCGGTGAAGCAATTAAGTATGAAATCAAAACAAATATTCCAGAAGGGATTGCAGACAAAGTTGGCGAAGTAAATAAATATACTAAATTTAACTTAATTGATAAACACGATGAAGAGTTAACATTTAACAACACTCCTAATGGTCCAACAGCTTATGCATTATATGATGGAGATCAATTAATTGATCAGTCGCATTACACAATCACAGAAAATAAAAATGGTTTTATCGTTGCCATTGATCCTGAATACATTACTCAATTAACACCTGGTGGAACACTTAAATTTAATTACTATATGCACTTGAATGAAAAAGCAGATCCAACCAAAGGTTTTAAAAATGAAGCAAACGTTGATAATGGACATACAGTAGATAAAACACCTCCAACTCCAGAAGTTGTAACTGGTGGTAAACGTTTTGTAAAAGTGGATGCTGATGTTAATGAACAATCACCATTAAAGGGAGCTAAATTTGTTGTCCGTAATGCTGATAAAGATGATGCAAACTATCTAGTAATTGATCCTACTACAAAAGCTGTATCGTGGACAACTGATGAGTCTGCAGCCACAGAATTCACTTCTGATGATCAAGGGTTGCTTTCGATATTAGGTTTAGATTATGGGACTTACTTTCTTGAAGAAACTGAAGCACCAAACGATTATGTGAAATTAGGAAGCCGTATTGAATTTACAGTTGATGAAGATTCTTATGGAACACCTGAACAATTAGTTTCTCCTGAAAAAATACCTAACCATCATAAAGGGACACTTCCTTCAACAGGTGGAAAAGGAATTGTTATCTTTATTGTTATTGGCTTACTTGCAATAGTTAGTGCAAGCTTCTACTTTGTTAATAGTCGTAATGCAAAACGAGCATAA
- a CDS encoding integrase produces MSVSFKQYTKYNQKLWKFQCYFGKTEFGEEIRTTRSGFLTKKEAQQVYRQLQLDFDKNLLKMNGNITFEELYEEFIEQYRLKVKPSTIMITRRAIEDHALEYFGEKKLNDISVRFCTQVNRRWIRDGYKQAYYFRRAVAQILQYGVQQELINENPMRKTEAIKRQEIDENLVATETMSVYTPKELAIFLDCCKKHGNKKIETYFRVLSYTGARKSEILALEWNDINFETKKLIISKTLAEVESDPNTKITKVASQSAKTNAGKRTISIDSETMAMLQEWQTRQQFEFKVLGIRATNKHQLVFPNKENKFCRPGQANDWYDVIATKYKLKRITLHEFRKTHVSLCAMADMNLEDIMYRVGHKDSKMTRQVYNYFYPEREERSADQFAQFIEKEKYLF; encoded by the coding sequence ATGTCTGTTTCTTTTAAGCAATATACCAAGTACAACCAAAAACTCTGGAAATTTCAATGCTATTTTGGAAAAACTGAGTTTGGTGAAGAGATTCGCACAACTAGAAGTGGCTTCCTGACAAAAAAAGAAGCCCAACAAGTATATAGGCAACTGCAACTAGATTTCGATAAGAATCTACTGAAAATGAATGGTAATATCACTTTTGAGGAGTTATATGAGGAATTCATTGAACAGTACCGATTAAAAGTCAAACCATCTACTATCATGATTACGAGAAGAGCCATTGAAGATCATGCGCTTGAATATTTTGGAGAAAAAAAGTTGAATGATATTTCAGTACGTTTCTGTACTCAGGTCAATCGTCGTTGGATAAGAGATGGATACAAGCAAGCTTATTACTTTCGTCGCGCAGTTGCTCAGATTTTACAATACGGTGTTCAACAAGAACTTATCAATGAAAATCCCATGCGCAAAACTGAAGCTATTAAACGTCAAGAAATTGATGAAAATTTAGTGGCTACTGAAACAATGAGTGTTTACACTCCAAAGGAGCTTGCTATCTTCTTGGATTGCTGTAAAAAGCATGGAAACAAGAAAATCGAAACTTATTTTCGAGTCTTATCCTATACAGGTGCTAGGAAATCGGAAATACTTGCTCTTGAATGGAATGATATTAATTTTGAAACTAAGAAATTAATTATCAGTAAAACATTAGCTGAGGTCGAAAGTGATCCTAATACTAAAATAACCAAAGTAGCTAGTCAAAGTGCCAAAACAAATGCTGGTAAAAGAACCATTTCAATTGATTCAGAAACAATGGCTATGTTACAGGAATGGCAAACTAGACAGCAGTTCGAGTTTAAGGTTTTAGGAATTAGAGCAACGAATAAGCATCAACTTGTTTTTCCTAACAAAGAGAATAAATTTTGTCGTCCTGGTCAAGCGAATGATTGGTACGATGTCATCGCGACTAAATACAAATTAAAACGAATTACACTTCATGAATTCCGCAAAACACATGTCTCACTTTGTGCAATGGCAGATATGAACTTAGAGGATATTATGTACCGTGTCGGCCATAAAGATTCCAAGATGACTCGACAAGTATATAACTACTTTTACCCCGAACGTGAGGAGCGTAGCGCTGACCAATTCGCTCAGTTTATTGAAAAGGAAAAATATCTTTTCTAA